From the genome of Winogradskyella forsetii, one region includes:
- a CDS encoding DUF1761 domain-containing protein has translation MEFPINPIAIPIAAVAALFIGALWYNPKFGFGITWMRAAGMTEERMKSGNIAVIFGLALLFAVMLSTLLMHFTNHQWGAFGMIGGDPELVKNTSFDAFMAEYGNAFRTYKHGALHGVLFGVFGALPIIGTIALFERKSAKYIFVNAGYWIVTMTVMGSILCGM, from the coding sequence ATGGAATTTCCAATTAACCCAATCGCAATTCCGATAGCAGCTGTTGCAGCTTTATTTATTGGAGCATTATGGTACAATCCAAAATTCGGATTTGGCATCACTTGGATGCGAGCCGCAGGAATGACCGAAGAACGCATGAAAAGCGGTAACATTGCTGTTATTTTTGGCTTAGCCTTACTTTTTGCTGTTATGTTAAGCACCTTATTAATGCATTTTACAAACCATCAATGGGGCGCTTTTGGAATGATTGGAGGCGATCCAGAACTTGTGAAGAATACTTCCTTTGACGCCTTTATGGCGGAGTATGGCAATGCGTTTAGAACTTACAAGCATGGAGCGCTGCATGGTGTCTTATTCGGAGTATTTGGAGCGCTTCCAATTATTGGGACTATTGCACTTTTTGAACGTAAGAGCGCCAAATATATTTTTGTAAATGCTGGTTATTGGATCGTGACTATGACCGTCATGGGAAGTATTCTTTGTGGTATGTAA
- a CDS encoding SPFH domain-containing protein → MGNFILIPIIFLGLIILASSFFLVKQQTAAIIERFGKFQSIRHSGLQMKIPLVDKVAGRLSLKIQQLDVIIETKTLDDVFVKLKVSVQYKVVTERVYDAFYKLDYPHEQITSYVFDVVRAEVPKMKLDDVFVKKDDIALAVKAELNDAMMDYGFDIIRTLVTDIDPDPQVKIAMNRINAADREKTAAQYEGDAQRILIVEKAKAEAESKRLQGQGIADQRREIARGLEESVDVLNRVGINSQEASALIVVTQHYDTLQAIGQETNSNLILLPNSPQAGSQMLNDMVASFTASNQIGEAMKAQKNKKKEDE, encoded by the coding sequence ATGGGTAATTTTATCTTAATTCCGATTATATTTTTAGGATTAATCATTTTAGCTTCATCCTTTTTTTTAGTAAAACAACAAACCGCAGCAATTATAGAGCGTTTCGGTAAATTTCAAAGCATTAGACATTCTGGCTTGCAAATGAAAATCCCTTTAGTAGATAAGGTTGCAGGTCGTTTGAGTTTAAAAATTCAACAATTGGATGTTATCATAGAAACCAAAACATTAGATGATGTATTCGTAAAATTAAAAGTTTCTGTGCAGTATAAAGTGGTTACAGAACGTGTTTATGATGCCTTTTATAAATTAGATTATCCGCATGAACAAATTACAAGTTATGTCTTTGATGTGGTACGCGCCGAAGTACCAAAAATGAAATTAGATGATGTTTTTGTCAAAAAAGATGATATTGCCTTAGCCGTAAAAGCAGAATTAAACGATGCCATGATGGATTATGGATTTGATATTATTAGAACTTTAGTTACTGATATTGATCCAGATCCTCAAGTAAAAATAGCTATGAATCGCATAAATGCGGCAGATAGAGAAAAAACCGCTGCACAATATGAAGGTGATGCGCAACGCATATTAATTGTGGAAAAAGCAAAAGCAGAAGCCGAAAGTAAGCGTTTACAAGGTCAAGGTATTGCAGATCAACGACGCGAAATTGCTCGTGGCTTGGAAGAATCCGTGGATGTTTTAAATAGAGTTGGTATTAACTCGCAAGAAGCCTCTGCTCTTATTGTTGTTACCCAACATTACGATACCTTACAGGCTATTGGACAAGAAACCAATAGTAATTTGATATTATTACCTAATTCGCCACAAGCGGGAAGTCAGATGCTCAACGATATGGTCGCTAGTTTTACAGCAAGTAACCAGATTGGTGAAGCTATGAAGGCTCAAAAAAATAAAAAAAAGGAAGATGAATAG
- a CDS encoding SGNH/GDSL hydrolase family protein: MGNSITQHGDYVDFIEYYLRTHYPDNQLDIISIGLSGETISGTSESGRDFPRPNVRKRLDSALHMISPEVVLACYGMNDGNYNPLDSLRFEAYKKGVLELKSKVETHGGQLILMTPTVFDPNPIENRVSKAGETHEYWHPYFKYNDVLIAYSDWLLSLETEAVKVVDLHHYLDSVLTNMKLIKSDSTFVPDGVHPNKIGHFYMAQKILKDLYPEISTKNPVLEIEHLKEDSLYKLIRKRRELRSEGWRNYVGYTKNGETVKSDAISSVKAEVELLDDAIMKLYSQSN, from the coding sequence TTGGGGAATAGTATCACCCAACATGGTGATTATGTGGACTTTATAGAATATTATTTAAGGACACACTATCCTGATAATCAATTAGATATTATCAGTATTGGTTTATCTGGTGAAACTATTTCCGGAACTTCGGAATCTGGTCGGGATTTTCCAAGACCAAATGTGAGAAAACGGTTAGACAGCGCATTGCACATGATAAGCCCAGAGGTTGTTTTGGCGTGCTATGGTATGAATGATGGAAATTACAACCCATTGGACAGTCTGAGGTTTGAAGCCTACAAAAAGGGTGTTTTAGAATTGAAAAGCAAGGTTGAAACGCATGGTGGTCAACTTATTTTGATGACTCCTACGGTTTTTGATCCAAATCCCATTGAAAATCGAGTGTCGAAAGCGGGCGAAACACATGAATATTGGCATCCTTATTTTAAATATAATGATGTTTTAATTGCTTATTCCGATTGGTTATTGAGTTTAGAAACAGAAGCCGTTAAAGTTGTGGATTTACACCATTATCTAGATTCTGTTTTGACAAATATGAAGCTCATAAAATCGGATTCCACGTTCGTTCCAGATGGTGTTCATCCCAATAAAATTGGACACTTCTATATGGCTCAAAAGATTTTAAAGGATTTATATCCTGAAATTTCCACTAAAAATCCAGTTTTGGAAATTGAACATTTAAAAGAAGATTCACTTTATAAGTTAATACGTAAACGACGTGAATTACGCTCTGAAGGTTGGCGAAATTATGTTGGATATACTAAAAATGGAGAAACCGTAAAATCTGATGCTATTTCTTCAGTTAAAGCGGAAGTGGAACTGTTGGATGATGCCATTATGAAATTATACTCTCAATCTAATTAG
- the gltX gene encoding glutamate--tRNA ligase, whose amino-acid sequence MSKKVRVRFAPSPTGPLHIGGVRTALFNYLFAKKHGGDFVLRIEDTDQNRYVEGAEAYIVEALNWCGISFDEGPHLNALSAGNKNEKFGPYRQSERKDLYKQYADELIANGNAYYAFDTAEQLDGHRKGHEAEGKTFIYNWHNREKGRLINSLVLTEAETKAKIEAGEDYVIRFKSPQDETLHLTDTIRGHMTIDTNILDDKVLFKSDGMPTYHLANIVDDHLMEITHVIRGEEWLPSLALHQLLYDAFGWEAPEFAHLPLILKPTGKGKLSKRDGDKMGFPVFPLEYSAPDGTISKGYKEEGYFPEAVVNFLAFLGWNPGTEQEIFSLEELVADFDLARVNKAGARFDPDKTKWFNHHYMQQQLDLDLAEQFKAIRPELAEIDINYIALVVGLIKERATFVQDFWELSHFFFTAPTSYDEKATKKALKDETPALLQEVINIVTRTKEFTVQNLQAKIKGWITENDIGFGKVMMPLRLALVGALQGPDVFDIMFMIGKAETIKRIETLIK is encoded by the coding sequence ATGTCTAAAAAAGTACGTGTGCGTTTTGCACCAAGTCCAACAGGACCCTTACATATTGGTGGTGTAAGAACCGCTTTATTCAACTATTTATTTGCCAAGAAACATGGTGGCGATTTTGTACTCCGAATTGAGGATACAGACCAAAACCGTTATGTAGAAGGTGCCGAAGCTTACATTGTTGAAGCATTAAATTGGTGCGGTATCTCCTTTGATGAAGGCCCACATCTGAATGCGCTCAGTGCAGGCAATAAGAACGAAAAATTCGGGCCTTACAGACAAAGCGAACGCAAAGATTTATATAAACAATATGCGGACGAATTAATTGCCAATGGAAACGCCTATTATGCTTTTGATACGGCTGAGCAATTGGATGGTCACAGAAAAGGCCACGAAGCCGAAGGCAAAACCTTCATATATAACTGGCATAACCGTGAAAAAGGCCGTTTAATTAATTCTTTAGTTTTAACTGAGGCGGAAACGAAAGCTAAAATTGAAGCTGGTGAGGATTATGTGATTCGTTTTAAATCGCCTCAAGATGAAACCTTGCATCTTACGGATACTATTCGTGGCCATATGACGATTGATACCAATATATTGGATGACAAAGTTCTTTTTAAAAGCGATGGTATGCCAACCTATCATTTGGCGAATATTGTAGATGACCATCTAATGGAAATCACGCATGTGATTCGTGGTGAAGAATGGTTACCATCTTTAGCCTTACATCAATTATTATATGATGCCTTTGGTTGGGAAGCACCTGAATTTGCCCATTTACCGTTGATTTTAAAACCAACAGGAAAAGGCAAGTTAAGTAAGCGCGATGGCGACAAAATGGGCTTTCCTGTTTTTCCATTAGAATATAGCGCTCCAGATGGCACTATTTCTAAAGGCTATAAAGAAGAAGGTTATTTTCCTGAAGCTGTTGTCAATTTCTTAGCGTTTTTAGGTTGGAATCCTGGAACGGAACAAGAAATATTCAGCTTAGAAGAATTGGTTGCGGATTTTGATTTAGCACGCGTAAATAAAGCTGGTGCACGCTTTGATCCGGATAAAACGAAGTGGTTCAATCATCATTATATGCAACAACAGCTAGATTTGGATTTGGCTGAACAATTTAAAGCGATTCGACCAGAATTGGCGGAAATTGATATCAATTATATCGCTCTAGTGGTCGGGTTAATAAAGGAACGTGCCACATTTGTTCAGGATTTTTGGGAATTGAGCCATTTCTTTTTTACAGCGCCAACATCTTATGACGAAAAAGCAACTAAAAAAGCATTAAAGGATGAAACTCCAGCACTTCTCCAAGAAGTGATTAACATTGTTACAAGAACTAAGGAATTTACGGTTCAGAATTTACAAGCTAAAATCAAAGGTTGGATCACAGAAAACGATATTGGTTTTGGTAAAGTAATGATGCCTTTGCGTTTGGCGTTGGTCGGTGCTTTACAAGGACCTGATGTGTTTGATATTATGTTTATGATTGGAAAGGCCGAAACGATTAAGCGTATTGAGACGCTAATTAAATAG
- a CDS encoding DUF4175 family protein, with product MSNFNTIKQKLEQFIKRYYTNELLKGAILFFAIGLLYLIITLFVEYVLWLNPTARTLLFWTFIAVELALFVKFIAIPLAHLFKLRKGINFETASKLIGNHFPEVNDKLLNVLQLNKNQQQSDLLIASIEQKSQELQPIPFKSAINFKSNTKYLKYAAIPVAILLLSFLTGKINWFSDSYERVVNYKTAYEPPAPFQFFVLNQPLQAIENKDFKLKVSTVGNVIPENAQIKFNGQSYFLQQVAAGEFQYTFSLPKEAVEFTLSANDVTSKPYKLNVVNTPNLVNFEMVLDYPAHTKKQDEVLKSTGSAVIPEGTNVTWKAKTKSTTGVHIYAEDTLSFQASEKGNFEASKRLYKNYNYSITTSNNDLKDYENLAYNINVVKDIYPELNIKVQKDSIDQQSLYFYGQASDDYGLTKLQLVYYPAEDESKKVVEPISISKSNFSEFVSAFPNQFNLEEGLSYQLYFEVFDNDAIHNYKRTKSSVFNYRKLTKDEEEQKQLNEQNETIKDISKTFDKLQEQDKKLEELSKTQKEKESLNFNDKKKFEEFLKRQKNQEQLMKNFNKKLQDNLEEYQQDEKKDDQFKEDLKERLKENEEQLKKDEELLKELEELKDKINKEEFTQKLEELAKQNKNKKRSMKQLLELTKRFYVMKKAEKVSSELEKLAEEQEKLAEKDKENTKEAQEKLNNDFDQLQKDVEELKREDRQLQKPMKIARDEFLEDEIKFDQKEAKEALEKKEESESKTQPKEAQEQQNKAKENQKKAAKKLKQMSEMMKMAAGGGGGGDQMSEDIDALRQILENLLLYSFDQEGLMETFESIGINNNNYGKYIIEQSNLREHFEHIDDSLFALSLRQPKISEKVNSQITEVYFNIDKALEQLSENRLYQGVGAQQYAVTSTNELASFLSDVLDNMEMSMNPSPGQGEGDSQLPDIIKSQEELNKEMEEGVKKQEEGKKGEEGNEGEKPGEEGKEGEGDKPGEQGKDGKEGESGKSGEKGQSGEQQGKGGEGGKSGENGEQKGEGNQGGQKEGDGGEGDNGEGKDGKNGKSGKNSGDGSDGNGEGEKNDGYGEGGSEEQNGKLFKIYQQQQQLRQALEDRLAKEGKIESAGELIKQMEDIELDLLNTGFTNQTLQKMMDLQHQLLKLENATFMQGQDTNRKSETNKEEFNQKNPSQILTAKQYFNTTEILNRQALPLQNHFKKKIQEYFKKAND from the coding sequence ATGAGCAATTTCAATACCATAAAACAAAAATTAGAACAGTTCATTAAAAGGTATTACACCAATGAACTACTAAAAGGAGCCATCCTATTTTTCGCCATTGGTTTACTGTACCTTATTATCACATTATTCGTAGAATACGTCTTATGGCTCAATCCAACAGCCAGAACCCTATTATTCTGGACTTTTATTGCCGTAGAATTGGCATTATTCGTAAAATTCATAGCCATTCCATTGGCTCATTTGTTCAAATTGCGAAAAGGCATCAATTTTGAAACCGCCTCCAAATTAATCGGCAATCATTTTCCAGAAGTCAATGATAAATTGCTGAATGTGCTTCAACTCAACAAAAACCAACAGCAATCGGACTTATTAATTGCTAGTATAGAGCAGAAATCGCAAGAATTGCAGCCTATACCTTTTAAATCGGCCATAAATTTCAAATCGAATACCAAATATCTAAAGTATGCAGCGATTCCGGTTGCTATTCTACTATTATCCTTTTTAACAGGAAAAATTAATTGGTTTAGTGATAGTTACGAACGCGTCGTAAATTATAAAACGGCTTACGAACCACCTGCACCTTTTCAGTTTTTTGTATTGAACCAACCCTTGCAGGCCATTGAGAATAAAGACTTTAAATTAAAAGTATCAACCGTTGGAAATGTTATTCCCGAAAACGCCCAAATCAAATTCAACGGTCAATCTTACTTTTTACAGCAAGTTGCAGCCGGCGAATTTCAATACACCTTTAGTTTACCTAAAGAAGCTGTAGAATTTACCCTCTCTGCGAATGATGTGACTTCAAAACCTTATAAATTAAATGTGGTCAATACACCAAACCTTGTAAATTTTGAAATGGTTTTAGACTATCCTGCTCACACTAAAAAGCAAGATGAGGTTTTGAAGAGTACAGGTTCTGCTGTCATTCCTGAAGGTACGAATGTGACCTGGAAAGCCAAAACAAAATCAACTACAGGAGTGCATATTTATGCCGAAGATACTTTAAGTTTTCAAGCAAGTGAGAAGGGCAATTTTGAAGCGTCAAAACGACTCTACAAAAACTATAATTACAGCATTACAACTAGTAATAACGACCTAAAGGATTACGAAAATTTAGCATACAATATCAACGTTGTCAAAGATATTTATCCAGAGCTGAATATTAAGGTTCAAAAAGACTCAATAGATCAGCAAAGCCTTTATTTCTATGGACAAGCGAGCGATGACTACGGGTTAACTAAGCTGCAATTGGTGTATTATCCGGCTGAGGATGAATCCAAAAAGGTGGTTGAGCCCATTAGTATTTCAAAATCAAATTTCAGTGAGTTTGTCAGTGCCTTTCCCAATCAATTTAATTTGGAAGAAGGGCTTAGTTACCAACTTTATTTTGAAGTGTTTGACAACGATGCCATTCACAATTACAAACGCACCAAAAGTTCTGTTTTTAATTACCGAAAATTAACCAAAGATGAAGAAGAACAGAAACAACTCAATGAGCAAAACGAAACCATAAAAGACATCAGTAAAACGTTTGATAAGCTTCAAGAGCAAGATAAAAAGCTCGAAGAATTATCAAAAACGCAAAAGGAAAAAGAAAGCCTCAATTTTAATGACAAGAAGAAATTTGAGGAGTTCTTAAAACGTCAGAAAAATCAGGAGCAATTGATGAAAAATTTCAACAAAAAGCTTCAGGATAATTTGGAGGAATATCAACAAGACGAAAAGAAAGATGATCAATTTAAAGAGGACTTAAAAGAGCGTTTAAAAGAAAATGAAGAACAACTCAAGAAAGATGAAGAACTTTTAAAAGAACTGGAAGAGTTAAAGGATAAAATCAATAAAGAGGAATTCACTCAAAAACTTGAAGAATTAGCTAAACAAAATAAGAATAAGAAACGCAGCATGAAACAGCTTTTGGAACTGACCAAGCGGTTTTATGTGATGAAGAAAGCAGAAAAAGTCTCCAGCGAATTAGAAAAATTAGCTGAAGAACAGGAAAAATTAGCAGAAAAGGACAAAGAAAACACCAAAGAAGCGCAGGAAAAGTTGAATAATGATTTTGATCAACTTCAAAAAGATGTTGAAGAGTTGAAACGCGAGGACAGGCAACTTCAAAAACCAATGAAAATTGCTAGGGATGAATTTTTGGAGGATGAAATAAAGTTCGATCAAAAAGAAGCGAAAGAAGCACTAGAAAAGAAAGAAGAGAGCGAGTCTAAAACGCAACCTAAAGAAGCCCAGGAGCAACAAAATAAAGCGAAGGAAAATCAAAAAAAGGCCGCTAAGAAGCTAAAGCAAATGAGCGAGATGATGAAAATGGCAGCAGGAGGCGGCGGTGGTGGCGACCAAATGTCTGAAGACATTGATGCCTTACGTCAAATACTAGAGAATTTGTTACTCTATTCATTTGATCAAGAGGGTCTTATGGAGACATTTGAAAGCATCGGCATCAATAATAACAATTACGGAAAGTATATCATTGAGCAAAGTAATTTAAGAGAACATTTTGAACATATTGACGATAGTTTATTTGCCTTATCCTTAAGGCAACCAAAAATTTCTGAAAAGGTCAATTCCCAAATTACTGAGGTCTATTTTAACATCGACAAAGCCCTAGAACAACTTTCTGAAAACAGATTATATCAAGGTGTCGGTGCACAACAATATGCTGTAACATCAACCAATGAATTGGCGAGTTTTTTAAGTGATGTTTTAGATAATATGGAAATGTCAATGAACCCGTCGCCTGGTCAAGGGGAAGGCGATTCGCAATTACCGGATATTATTAAATCCCAAGAAGAGTTGAACAAGGAAATGGAAGAGGGCGTTAAAAAACAAGAGGAAGGAAAAAAGGGAGAAGAAGGAAATGAAGGTGAGAAGCCTGGAGAAGAGGGAAAAGAAGGCGAAGGAGATAAACCAGGCGAGCAAGGTAAGGATGGAAAAGAGGGCGAAAGCGGTAAAAGTGGTGAGAAGGGCCAAAGTGGCGAACAACAAGGAAAAGGTGGCGAAGGCGGAAAGTCTGGCGAAAATGGAGAGCAAAAGGGTGAAGGCAATCAAGGCGGCCAAAAAGAAGGTGATGGGGGAGAAGGTGATAATGGAGAAGGAAAAGACGGAAAGAATGGTAAAAGCGGTAAAAATAGTGGTGATGGATCTGATGGCAATGGCGAAGGAGAAAAGAACGACGGTTATGGCGAAGGCGGAAGTGAAGAACAGAATGGTAAATTATTCAAGATTTACCAACAACAGCAGCAGTTACGTCAAGCTTTGGAAGATCGATTGGCAAAAGAAGGAAAGATTGAATCTGCGGGTGAATTGATCAAACAAATGGAAGATATTGAATTAGACTTGTTAAATACGGGTTTTACCAATCAAACACTTCAAAAAATGATGGATCTGCAGCATCAGTTGTTAAAGTTGGAAAATGCAACGTTTATGCAAGGTCAAGACACTAATCGGAAATCAGAAACCAATAAGGAGGAATTTAACCAGAAGAACCCAAGTCAGATTCTAACTGCAAAACAATATTTTAATACGACTGAAATTTTAAATCGTCAGGCCTTACCTTTGCAGAATCATTTTAAGAAGAAGATTCAAGAGTATTTTAAAAAGGCTAATGATTAA
- the ybeY gene encoding rRNA maturation RNase YbeY — MINFNYETDFCLREETDISDWITKTILEEKCKVGDIDYIFCSDDYLHQLNVDFLNHDTLTDIISFDYSVGKELHGEIYISVDRVKENASDFEVSFENEMTRVIIHGILHYCGYKDKSEDEVKLMRSKEDYYLAKRNL, encoded by the coding sequence ATGATTAATTTTAATTACGAAACTGATTTTTGTTTAAGAGAGGAAACGGATATTTCCGATTGGATTACCAAAACGATTTTAGAAGAAAAGTGCAAAGTTGGAGATATAGATTACATCTTCTGTTCAGACGATTATTTACACCAATTGAATGTTGATTTCCTAAATCATGATACTTTAACAGATATTATTAGCTTTGACTATTCAGTAGGAAAGGAACTACATGGCGAGATTTATATTTCTGTAGATAGAGTAAAGGAAAATGCGTCTGATTTTGAGGTGTCTTTTGAAAATGAAATGACAAGAGTTATAATTCATGGTATTTTGCACTATTGTGGTTATAAGGACAAATCTGAAGATGAGGTAAAGTTGATGCGTTCAAAAGAAGATTACTATTTAGCTAAACGAAATTTATAG
- the mnmG gene encoding tRNA uridine-5-carboxymethylaminomethyl(34) synthesis enzyme MnmG: protein MFNDVYDVIVVGAGHAGSEAAAAAANMGSKTLLITMNLQNIAQMSCNPAMGGIAKGQIVREIDALGGYSGIVSDTSAIQFKMLNKSKGPAMWSPRVQSDRMRFAEDWRLLLEGTENLDFYQEMVSGLLVEDGKVVGVKTSLGVEVKGKSVVLTNGTFLNGLIHIGDKNFGGGRAGERAATGITEQLVNLGFESGRMKTGTPPRVDGRSLDFSKMIEQPGDEFPEKFSYLDTTKPLKEQRSCHMSYTSELVHDLLREGFDRSPMFNGRIKSVGPRYCPSIEDKINRFADKDRHQLFVEPEGWNTCEYYINGFSTSLPEDVQFKALRSVVGFENVKFFRPGYAIEYDYFPPTQLKHTLETKLVEGLYFAGQINGTTGYEEAASQGLMAGINASLKVQEKDAFTLQRDEAYIGVLIDDLITKGTEEPYRMFTSRAEYRTLLRQDNADFRLTPKGYKLGLASEKRLRRMEEKESKSEAFVQFFRDTSVTPEEANPVLELKNSAPVKQQDKMFKLYARPNITIEDVRKFDAVASYIQEHDLDTEVIEQTEIQVKYSGYIEKEKNNADKLNRLENLKIPLDFDYSKLKSMSIEARQKLSKIQPVTISQASRISGVNPNDISVLLVYLGR, encoded by the coding sequence ATGTTTAATGATGTTTATGATGTTATAGTTGTAGGAGCTGGCCATGCAGGAAGTGAAGCTGCTGCTGCCGCTGCGAATATGGGAAGTAAGACGTTGTTAATTACGATGAACCTTCAAAATATTGCCCAAATGTCGTGCAATCCAGCTATGGGAGGAATTGCCAAAGGGCAAATAGTAAGAGAGATTGATGCGCTAGGCGGCTATAGCGGTATTGTTTCTGATACTTCGGCGATTCAGTTTAAGATGCTTAATAAATCTAAAGGTCCTGCGATGTGGAGTCCAAGAGTGCAATCCGATAGAATGCGTTTTGCTGAAGACTGGCGTTTGCTTTTGGAAGGCACCGAGAATCTCGATTTTTATCAGGAGATGGTTTCAGGACTTTTAGTTGAAGATGGTAAAGTAGTGGGTGTTAAAACATCCCTAGGCGTTGAAGTGAAAGGCAAAAGTGTCGTGCTTACTAACGGAACTTTTCTTAATGGATTAATCCATATAGGTGATAAAAATTTCGGTGGTGGAAGAGCTGGTGAAAGAGCAGCAACTGGAATCACGGAACAACTCGTAAATTTAGGTTTTGAATCGGGCAGAATGAAAACCGGAACACCACCAAGAGTGGATGGTCGTTCTTTGGATTTTTCCAAAATGATAGAACAGCCAGGAGATGAATTTCCTGAAAAGTTTTCTTATTTAGATACTACAAAACCATTAAAAGAACAACGGTCTTGTCATATGTCTTACACGAGTGAATTAGTTCATGATTTGTTGCGTGAAGGTTTCGACCGTTCGCCAATGTTTAATGGAAGAATTAAAAGTGTGGGACCGCGTTATTGCCCATCTATTGAAGATAAGATAAATCGATTTGCGGATAAAGATAGGCATCAATTATTCGTAGAGCCCGAAGGTTGGAATACCTGTGAGTATTACATCAATGGATTTTCCACATCGTTACCTGAAGATGTTCAATTTAAAGCATTACGTTCAGTCGTTGGCTTCGAAAATGTGAAATTCTTCAGACCAGGTTATGCTATTGAATATGATTATTTTCCACCAACACAGTTAAAACATACCCTAGAAACTAAGCTCGTTGAAGGGCTGTATTTCGCTGGACAAATAAATGGAACAACCGGTTATGAAGAGGCAGCGTCTCAAGGCCTAATGGCTGGAATAAATGCCAGTCTGAAAGTTCAGGAGAAGGATGCGTTTACGTTGCAAAGAGATGAAGCTTATATCGGTGTTTTAATCGATGATTTGATTACTAAGGGAACTGAAGAACCTTATAGAATGTTTACATCTCGTGCGGAGTATAGAACACTTTTAAGACAAGATAACGCTGACTTTAGGTTGACACCGAAAGGTTATAAATTGGGATTAGCATCTGAAAAACGGTTGAGACGCATGGAGGAAAAGGAATCTAAATCTGAGGCCTTTGTTCAATTTTTCAGAGATACCAGTGTGACGCCTGAAGAGGCAAATCCTGTGCTGGAATTAAAGAATTCAGCACCTGTAAAACAACAAGACAAAATGTTTAAGTTGTATGCGAGACCAAATATTACGATTGAGGATGTACGAAAATTTGATGCTGTTGCATCTTATATTCAAGAACATGATTTAGACACCGAAGTTATCGAGCAAACAGAAATACAAGTCAAATATTCTGGATATATAGAAAAGGAAAAGAACAATGCTGATAAATTGAATAGGCTTGAAAATTTAAAGATTCCTCTGGATTTTGATTATTCGAAACTGAAATCCATGAGTATTGAGGCACGGCAAAAATTGAGTAAGATTCAACCTGTAACTATCTCTCAGGCGTCTAGAATCAGTGGTGTAAATCCGAATGATATTTCTGTGTTGTTGGTTTATTTGGGACGTTAA
- a CDS encoding VOC family protein, translated as MKINLLVIRTSNPDKLKIQYEKIGFQFNYHQHGNGSLHYASEKEGFVFEIYPLSKSMKEADNSIRLGIEVGNLELTLRNIENSDWKIISEISKTEWGEIAILQDSDGRKIELKNKK; from the coding sequence ATGAAAATAAATCTACTTGTAATCAGAACATCAAATCCTGATAAGTTAAAAATTCAATATGAAAAAATAGGATTTCAATTTAATTATCATCAACACGGAAATGGATCATTACATTACGCAAGTGAAAAGGAAGGATTTGTATTTGAAATTTATCCTTTGTCTAAATCGATGAAGGAAGCAGACAATTCTATAAGACTCGGAATTGAGGTTGGGAATCTGGAATTGACCCTTAGGAATATTGAAAATTCCGACTGGAAAATCATATCTGAAATAAGTAAAACTGAATGGGGCGAAATTGCAATTTTACAAGATTCTGATGGACGAAAAATTGAATTAAAAAATAAAAAGTAA